A part of Winslowiella toletana genomic DNA contains:
- the hisF gene encoding imidazole glycerol phosphate synthase subunit HisF: MLAKRIIPCLDVRDGQVVKGVQFRNHEIIGDIVPLAQRYAQEGADELVFYDITASSDGRVVDKSWVSRVAEVIDIPFCVAGGIKSAEDAAQILSFGADKISINSPALADPELITRLADRFGVQCIVVGIDTWFDEQSGKYHVNQYTGDESRTRVTQWETLEWVQEVQKRGAGEIVLNMMNQDGVRNGYDLVQLKKVREVCKVPLIASGGAGTMEHFHQAFRDADVDGALAASVFHKQIINIGELKTFLIKQGVEIRAC; encoded by the coding sequence ATGCTGGCAAAACGGATAATTCCTTGTCTCGACGTGCGTGATGGCCAGGTCGTGAAAGGTGTGCAGTTCCGCAACCATGAAATCATTGGCGATATCGTGCCGCTGGCGCAGCGCTATGCGCAGGAAGGCGCTGACGAGCTGGTATTTTATGATATCACCGCCTCTTCGGATGGCCGTGTGGTTGATAAAAGCTGGGTATCACGCGTGGCGGAAGTAATTGATATCCCTTTCTGCGTCGCGGGCGGCATCAAATCGGCGGAAGATGCTGCGCAGATCCTCTCGTTTGGCGCGGATAAGATTTCGATTAATTCCCCGGCGCTGGCCGATCCTGAGTTAATCACCCGTCTTGCCGATCGTTTTGGCGTACAGTGTATTGTGGTGGGTATTGATACCTGGTTTGACGAGCAGAGTGGCAAATATCACGTCAACCAGTATACCGGTGATGAAAGCCGCACCCGCGTGACCCAATGGGAAACGCTGGAGTGGGTTCAGGAAGTGCAGAAACGTGGGGCTGGCGAGATTGTACTGAATATGATGAATCAGGATGGTGTGCGTAATGGCTACGATCTGGTTCAGCTGAAAAAGGTACGTGAAGTCTGTAAAGTGCCCCTGATTGCCTCCGGCGGTGCGGGCACTATGGAGCATTTCCATCAGGCATTCCGCGACGCTGATGTCGATGGCGCACTGGCAGCTTCAGTGTTTCACAAACAGATTATTAATATCGGCGAACTGAAAACGTTCCTGATTAAGCAAGGTGTGGAGATTCGCGCGTGTTAA
- a CDS encoding O-antigen polymerase: MLYDPIVFIVLMAGSGYSVVFILYLNGLIKGYYFYSFLATQSAFFIGFLCNRRPSFKKINLSGQGRRPYYGGTIKILYPASIFLFMSSQLFIYYQSGIPLFFASRLAIFSGGDGYGIFNRIIFVTQIASCAIAFYRLFFVERKGFSVIVDYFVIVFCLVAAILSGAKASILLMVFSMFYVLLFVNKFDVERTIYKKIKRFFLIFLSLGVMAALITISYQTNSDNFSYLFSVLAMRFVNTGDIYFMSYINGTLEQLMPANFFLALFKDFFGAFRLVDWANLPTNLGLQIFWSVYDSNQIQGPNPRHNVFGLFYLGPYLSIFYSFIVGFSVSYIRNKMLMKLSASPASMIFYVLIAANTLYIEQDTTFALGQYLSICIVFIPLWVLSRLTMQMFQMDKGHAQDVKND, translated from the coding sequence ATGCTGTATGATCCAATCGTTTTTATTGTGCTGATGGCTGGTTCCGGTTATTCAGTGGTATTTATACTATATCTGAATGGTCTAATTAAAGGTTATTATTTTTATTCATTTCTTGCTACCCAATCAGCCTTTTTTATTGGTTTTCTCTGCAATCGACGACCATCCTTTAAAAAGATCAATTTGAGTGGGCAGGGGCGGCGACCGTATTACGGTGGCACGATAAAGATCCTGTACCCCGCAAGCATCTTTCTGTTTATGTCTTCACAACTATTTATCTATTATCAGAGTGGTATTCCTCTTTTCTTTGCATCTCGTCTGGCGATTTTTTCTGGCGGGGACGGATACGGTATATTTAACAGGATTATTTTCGTTACTCAGATTGCAAGTTGCGCAATTGCTTTCTATCGCCTCTTCTTTGTTGAGAGAAAAGGCTTTTCTGTCATAGTTGACTATTTTGTCATTGTTTTTTGTCTGGTCGCTGCAATACTTAGTGGCGCAAAAGCCTCAATATTACTGATGGTGTTCAGTATGTTTTATGTATTGCTTTTTGTGAACAAGTTCGATGTCGAAAGGACGATTTACAAGAAAATAAAAAGATTTTTCCTGATCTTTCTTTCTCTTGGTGTTATGGCAGCGTTAATAACTATTTCTTATCAAACAAATAGTGATAATTTTAGCTACCTGTTTTCAGTATTAGCGATGCGTTTCGTAAATACCGGTGATATATATTTTATGTCCTACATCAATGGGACCTTAGAACAGCTGATGCCTGCTAATTTCTTTTTGGCCTTGTTTAAAGACTTCTTTGGCGCGTTCAGATTAGTGGATTGGGCTAATCTACCCACTAACCTTGGCTTGCAAATATTCTGGTCAGTGTACGACAGCAATCAAATCCAAGGGCCTAACCCACGGCATAATGTTTTTGGTCTGTTTTACCTTGGTCCTTACCTTTCAATTTTTTATTCTTTTATTGTTGGGTTCTCTGTGAGTTATATCAGGAACAAAATGCTGATGAAACTGTCCGCATCACCTGCTAGTATGATTTTTTATGTATTGATAGCGGCGAATACTCTATATATCGAGCAAGATACCACATTCGCTCTGGGTCAATATCTCTCAATTTGTATTGTTTTTATACCCCTATGGGTTTTGTCAAGATTGACTATGCAAATGTTCCAAATGGATAAGGGACACGCTCAGGATGTAAAAAATGACTAA
- the hisH gene encoding imidazole glycerol phosphate synthase subunit HisH, which yields MNVVILDTGCANLSSVKWAIQRLGYQPQVSREADVVLNADKLFLPGVGTAQAAMDQLRQRELIELIKACTQPTLGICLGMQLLGSGSDENGGIETLGIIDQPVKLMKDYGLPLPHMGWNQITSQAGNHLFRGIEDGSYFYFVHSYAMPVNEFTIAQCNYGEPFTAAVQKDNFFGVQFHPERSGAAGAQLMKNFLEM from the coding sequence ATGAACGTCGTTATTCTTGATACCGGCTGCGCCAACCTCTCTTCGGTGAAGTGGGCGATTCAGCGTCTCGGTTATCAGCCGCAGGTCAGCCGCGAGGCGGATGTGGTGTTAAATGCCGATAAGCTGTTTCTGCCCGGTGTCGGCACCGCACAGGCAGCGATGGATCAGCTGCGTCAGCGTGAGCTGATTGAATTAATCAAAGCCTGCACCCAGCCCACACTGGGGATTTGCCTTGGCATGCAGTTGCTGGGTTCCGGCAGCGATGAGAATGGCGGTATTGAGACACTGGGCATTATCGACCAGCCGGTAAAGCTGATGAAAGATTACGGCCTGCCGCTACCGCATATGGGCTGGAATCAGATTACCTCCCAGGCGGGTAACCATCTGTTTCGCGGTATCGAGGATGGCAGCTATTTCTACTTCGTCCACAGCTATGCCATGCCGGTAAATGAATTTACCATCGCGCAGTGCAACTACGGCGAGCCGTTTACCGCCGCAGTGCAGAAAGATAATTTCTTTGGCGTGCAGTTCCACCCTGAACGTTCCGGTGCTGCCGGCGCACAGCTGATGAAGAATTTCCTGGAGATGTGA
- the gndA gene encoding NADP-dependent phosphogluconate dehydrogenase, producing the protein MSKQQIGVVGMAVMGRNLALNIESRGYSVSIFNRSREKTDEVVAENQGKNLVAHYSVEDFVDSLEKPRRILLMVQAGEATDKTIASLTPHLDKGDILIDGGNTFYKDTIRRNKELSEQGFNFIGTGVSGGEEGALKGPSIMPGGQKEAYELVAPILTEIAAVAEGEACVAYMGPDGAGHYVKMVHNGIEYGDMQLIAEAYSLLKNALNLGNEELAKTFSEWNEGELSSYLIDITKDIFTKKDEEGKYLVDVILDEAANKGTGKWTSQSSLDLGEPLSLITESVFARYLSSLKTQRVAASKVLSGPTVQTVSGDKAEFVEKVRRALYLGKIVSYAQGFSQLKAASDENNWDLHYGEIAKIFRAGCIIRAQFLQKITDAYADNANIANLLLAPYFKNIADEYQQALRDVVAYAVQNGIPTPTFSAAIAYYDSYRSAVLPANLIQAQRDYFGAHTYKRTDKEGVFHTEWLD; encoded by the coding sequence ATGTCCAAGCAACAGATCGGCGTTGTAGGTATGGCAGTAATGGGCCGTAATCTGGCACTCAATATTGAGAGCCGCGGCTATTCAGTCTCTATCTTCAACCGCTCACGCGAAAAAACGGATGAAGTGGTTGCAGAGAATCAGGGTAAAAACCTGGTCGCTCACTATAGTGTTGAGGACTTTGTCGATTCACTGGAAAAACCGCGTCGTATCCTGCTGATGGTGCAGGCGGGTGAAGCTACTGACAAAACCATTGCTTCCCTGACTCCTCACCTCGATAAAGGCGATATCCTTATCGATGGCGGGAACACCTTCTATAAAGATACTATCCGTCGCAACAAAGAGCTATCTGAGCAGGGCTTTAACTTTATCGGTACTGGTGTTTCCGGTGGTGAAGAGGGTGCACTAAAAGGTCCTTCCATCATGCCTGGCGGTCAGAAAGAAGCCTACGAACTGGTTGCGCCAATTCTTACCGAGATTGCTGCTGTTGCTGAGGGCGAAGCTTGTGTCGCTTATATGGGGCCGGACGGCGCAGGTCACTACGTTAAGATGGTACACAACGGTATTGAGTATGGCGATATGCAGCTGATTGCTGAAGCCTATTCACTGTTGAAAAACGCCCTGAATCTTGGCAACGAAGAGCTGGCTAAAACCTTCAGTGAGTGGAACGAAGGCGAACTGAGCAGCTATCTGATCGACATTACCAAAGATATCTTCACCAAGAAAGATGAAGAGGGTAAATACCTGGTTGATGTGATTCTGGATGAAGCTGCCAATAAAGGCACCGGTAAATGGACCAGCCAGAGCTCGCTGGATCTCGGTGAGCCACTGTCACTGATCACTGAATCAGTGTTTGCACGTTACCTCTCTTCACTGAAAACCCAGCGCGTTGCGGCATCTAAAGTGCTGAGTGGCCCAACTGTTCAGACTGTGAGCGGTGATAAAGCTGAATTTGTTGAGAAAGTGCGTCGCGCGCTGTATCTCGGTAAAATCGTTTCCTATGCTCAGGGCTTCTCTCAGTTGAAAGCTGCCTCTGATGAGAACAACTGGGATCTGCATTACGGTGAGATTGCGAAAATCTTCCGTGCTGGTTGTATTATCCGTGCTCAGTTCCTGCAGAAAATTACCGATGCTTATGCTGATAACGCTAACATTGCGAACCTGCTGCTGGCGCCATATTTCAAAAACATCGCAGATGAGTATCAGCAAGCGCTGCGTGACGTGGTGGCTTATGCCGTTCAGAACGGTATTCCAACGCCGACTTTCTCCGCTGCGATTGCTTATTATGACAGCTACCGTTCAGCGGTACTGCCAGCTAACCTGATTCAGGCTCAGCGTGATTACTTCGGTGCCCATACTTACAAACGCACTGATAAAGAAGGTGTGTTCCACACCGAGTGGCTTGATTAA
- a CDS encoding glycosyltransferase family 2 protein has translation MTKVVTVLVTFNPDLTLLNQSVDNLLLQTDKVIICDNSDGSLNADYLPKDERIIIISHGKNIGIAAAQSVGMEIAFVKENADFVLQMDQDSLAKPDMVEQLLSAYNELTAHNVKVGLVGAQDFDRYTNEVNKARVKKGKPVVQNHYMQVSCTLSSGSLIVKDAWMAVGGMADELFIDAVDHEYCWRLQRAGFQVVRNTRALLGHRLGDGKFKILNILNVGMPSPFRHYYAVRNALILMRRNYVPVYWKLSSLAKILFKWVVYPVFLPDGKKRLIFITQGIWDGLRNRTGEYGKR, from the coding sequence ATGACTAAAGTTGTGACTGTGTTAGTGACCTTTAACCCGGATTTGACCTTATTAAATCAAAGTGTTGACAATCTGTTATTACAAACTGATAAGGTTATTATTTGCGATAACTCTGATGGTTCATTGAATGCTGATTATTTGCCAAAAGATGAACGTATTATTATCATTTCGCATGGGAAGAATATTGGTATTGCTGCTGCTCAAAGTGTAGGGATGGAGATCGCTTTTGTTAAAGAGAATGCTGATTTCGTTCTGCAGATGGATCAGGATAGTTTAGCAAAGCCGGATATGGTCGAGCAATTGCTGTCGGCTTATAACGAACTCACTGCACACAATGTAAAAGTCGGCCTGGTAGGAGCACAGGATTTCGATCGATATACTAACGAAGTTAATAAAGCCAGAGTAAAAAAAGGCAAACCCGTCGTTCAGAATCATTACATGCAGGTGAGTTGTACGCTTAGTTCAGGCAGCTTGATAGTTAAAGATGCCTGGATGGCCGTGGGAGGAATGGCAGATGAACTTTTCATAGATGCTGTTGACCATGAGTATTGTTGGCGTCTACAACGTGCCGGATTTCAAGTTGTGCGTAACACGAGAGCGCTGCTGGGCCATCGTTTAGGTGATGGCAAATTTAAGATTCTTAATATTCTGAACGTAGGGATGCCATCCCCATTCAGACATTATTATGCAGTACGCAATGCTTTAATATTAATGCGCAGAAACTATGTTCCTGTTTACTGGAAATTAAGTAGTCTGGCAAAAATATTATTTAAGTGGGTTGTCTATCCAGTTTTTTTACCCGATGGAAAAAAAAGGTTGATTTTTATTACTCAAGGCATCTGGGATGGGTTAAGGAATCGCACCGGTGAATATGGAAAACGTTGA
- a CDS encoding glycosyltransferase family 2 protein: MHNLSEVGFPPINIIVPTYNHCKYINNCIMSLSRSYSGIINVIACDDCSTDNSLEALKSSLELASELNPLLSYQILINECNKGVSASLNHCLSYCAYDYVYIIASDDSVNEKALDTALLFLIKSGADAVINDCKVIDGNNNTLFESCFFQFRKSNKKQLLTTQLANELVFNWNVPGPALIIKREAYAKTGEYDETLRAEDRDFYLRLVSQCNVVFNQEKLANYRVHLQNASRSKLYLENAEKEFANVNYRHAMAFSGLARWYLLTYRIDMVGFLNPLPKLLRKTFKVIYDFKIKVIKK, from the coding sequence ATGCATAATTTAAGCGAAGTTGGCTTCCCACCGATCAATATAATTGTACCAACTTATAACCATTGCAAATATATTAACAATTGTATAATGAGTTTGTCACGTTCATATTCTGGAATTATCAACGTCATTGCTTGTGATGATTGTTCTACAGACAACTCCTTAGAAGCCTTGAAATCATCACTTGAACTGGCAAGTGAACTCAATCCACTATTGTCGTATCAGATATTAATCAATGAATGCAATAAAGGTGTGTCAGCATCACTTAATCACTGCCTGTCTTATTGTGCTTATGATTATGTGTATATTATTGCCAGTGATGACTCTGTTAATGAAAAAGCGCTGGATACTGCTTTATTATTTTTGATAAAATCCGGTGCTGATGCAGTGATCAATGATTGCAAGGTTATCGATGGTAACAACAACACTCTGTTTGAGAGCTGTTTTTTCCAATTCAGAAAATCTAATAAAAAACAGCTATTAACTACTCAATTAGCAAATGAATTGGTTTTCAACTGGAATGTGCCGGGTCCAGCATTAATTATTAAACGAGAAGCCTATGCGAAGACTGGAGAATATGATGAAACGCTTCGTGCTGAAGATAGAGATTTTTATCTAAGACTCGTATCTCAATGCAATGTGGTTTTCAATCAGGAAAAATTAGCAAACTATCGTGTGCATTTACAGAATGCTTCTCGCAGTAAACTATATCTTGAAAATGCTGAAAAAGAATTTGCTAATGTGAATTACAGACACGCTATGGCCTTCTCTGGATTAGCCAGATGGTATCTCCTGACTTACAGGATCGATATGGTTGGCTTTCTTAATCCGTTACCAAAACTTTTACGTAAAACCTTCAAGGTTATTTATGATTTTAAAATAAAAGTAATCAAAAAATGA
- the wzzB gene encoding LPS O-antigen chain length determinant protein WzzB yields MSNNKSVTPEQSPLRQNFYNSDDELDMLDIIAQLWRGKIIIIAVVIMMAVLAAIYVSVVKEQWTSKSIVTVPSAGQVANYNVALNALSSQYPQDKLAITDLQRQLFSRFGASISALSGSLHNLEVPLDLKVEQLVKDQNDTLTISFSDQTAKKAQQELTKYIQTINAQVVDDYSADIMRSLAIKQRELGESLALQVKVAQDKKQRRIDAIKQALRIAEAAKIEKSQLQQAEYLSDDTLYLLGSDALRSMIDNENTKPLVFDDYYYETQRALLAIENLNIQVDNLQSYRAIMQPDLPIRRDSPKKALIMILAIILGGIAGSAIVLGRNMVRHYRETH; encoded by the coding sequence ATGAGTAATAATAAATCTGTTACACCGGAGCAATCTCCTTTACGCCAAAATTTTTACAATAGTGATGATGAGCTTGATATGCTCGATATTATTGCTCAGTTATGGCGAGGTAAGATTATTATCATTGCTGTCGTTATCATGATGGCTGTTTTGGCCGCAATTTATGTTTCTGTCGTTAAAGAGCAATGGACGTCGAAATCAATAGTCACAGTGCCCAGCGCAGGGCAGGTTGCCAATTACAATGTTGCACTAAATGCACTCTCTTCACAGTATCCACAGGATAAATTAGCGATTACCGATTTACAGCGCCAGCTTTTCAGTCGGTTTGGCGCTTCGATTTCAGCGCTTTCTGGCTCATTACATAATCTTGAAGTCCCACTCGACCTTAAAGTTGAGCAGCTGGTGAAAGACCAGAATGATACGCTGACAATCAGTTTTTCTGATCAAACTGCCAAAAAAGCACAGCAGGAGCTGACCAAATATATTCAGACCATCAATGCCCAGGTTGTAGATGATTACAGCGCAGATATTATGCGTAGCCTGGCAATTAAACAACGTGAGCTAGGTGAGTCGCTGGCGTTGCAGGTTAAGGTTGCGCAAGATAAGAAACAACGACGAATTGATGCGATAAAACAGGCATTGAGAATTGCTGAAGCGGCGAAGATTGAAAAGTCCCAGTTGCAGCAGGCCGAATATCTTTCTGATGATACTTTATATCTATTAGGTTCTGATGCTCTGCGCTCTATGATTGATAATGAAAATACTAAACCATTAGTATTTGACGACTATTATTATGAAACGCAGCGTGCTTTATTGGCGATTGAAAATCTGAATATCCAGGTAGATAATCTGCAATCCTATCGCGCTATAATGCAGCCAGATCTGCCAATTCGTCGTGATAGCCCGAAAAAAGCCCTGATTATGATTCTTGCTATTATATTAGGCGGAATTGCAGGTTCAGCAATTGTACTTGGCCGCAATATGGTACGCCATTATCGCGAAACCCACTAA
- the hisIE gene encoding bifunctional phosphoribosyl-AMP cyclohydrolase/phosphoribosyl-ATP diphosphatase HisIE: MLTQQQLSSLDWVKTDGMMPVVVQHRVSGEVLMHGYMNQEALSKTLSEGNVTFFSRTKQRLWTKGETSGHFLKVASITPDCDNDTLLVLADPIGPTCHKGTSSCFSPAAADWTFLYQLEQLLAERKHADPESSYTARLYASGTKRIAQKVGEEGVETALAATVNDRHELTNEASDLIYHLLVLLQDQELDLSTIIANLRERHK; the protein is encoded by the coding sequence GTGTTAACACAACAACAACTGTCCAGTCTGGATTGGGTAAAAACTGACGGCATGATGCCGGTAGTGGTACAGCATCGCGTCTCCGGCGAAGTGCTGATGCACGGGTATATGAATCAGGAAGCGCTAAGTAAGACCCTGAGCGAAGGCAATGTGACCTTCTTCTCGCGTACTAAACAGCGCCTGTGGACCAAAGGCGAAACCTCCGGTCACTTTCTCAAAGTTGCAAGCATTACGCCGGATTGCGATAACGATACGCTGCTGGTACTGGCGGATCCGATTGGGCCAACCTGCCATAAAGGCACGTCCAGCTGCTTCTCGCCTGCCGCAGCGGACTGGACCTTTCTGTATCAGCTGGAGCAACTGCTGGCGGAGCGCAAGCATGCGGATCCGGAAAGCTCTTACACTGCGCGTCTTTACGCCAGCGGTACCAAGCGCATTGCGCAGAAAGTCGGCGAAGAAGGCGTGGAAACCGCACTGGCGGCCACCGTTAACGATCGTCATGAACTGACCAACGAGGCCTCTGACCTGATTTATCACCTGCTGGTGCTGCTGCAGGATCAGGAGCTTGACCTGAGTACGATTATTGCCAATCTGCGCGAACGTCATAAGTAA
- a CDS encoding O-antigen translocase, with the protein MNLIKTSFYSGIAVIIRMATLLGLNKILAITVGPSGYALMGQFQNAVTIVTAFSSGAVNNGIVKYTSEYADDEKKLNALWATSFSICLISSLVFALFLALFSNSLANFFLNNEKYQYVFIIFSATLVFFVGNAFMLAVLNGLREIKSFVLANILGSLLSLLITTLLATKLGLTGALIALAVNQSFAFIATFIICIRKKIFKISNFIEGIDKAIATNLFKFALMAIVSSILSPLVLIGIRYVLTNSINIEAAGYWESLNRLSGAYLTFFTTTLSVYLLPRLSSLLNASEIKHEIVFFYKILIPVLVLISMFIYFFRSHIITLLFSEDFIPVTKVMGWQVLGDFFKMLSWVLSYIMLSKAMVKLFIVTEIVFQFIYFSLTYILVGKLGLESATISYLITYFLYFITLYILVFKNLDKLLHGKVNA; encoded by the coding sequence ATGAATTTAATAAAAACAAGTTTTTATAGTGGTATTGCAGTTATTATCCGGATGGCAACACTTCTGGGGTTAAATAAAATCCTGGCCATAACTGTTGGTCCATCTGGTTACGCCTTGATGGGGCAGTTTCAAAACGCAGTGACAATTGTTACTGCGTTTTCTTCCGGAGCTGTCAATAATGGTATCGTCAAATATACTTCTGAATACGCCGATGATGAGAAGAAACTAAATGCGTTGTGGGCAACTTCATTCTCGATTTGTTTAATCAGCTCACTAGTGTTTGCGTTGTTTTTAGCATTGTTTAGTAATAGTCTGGCTAACTTTTTTTTAAATAATGAAAAATATCAATACGTATTTATTATTTTTTCAGCGACATTAGTTTTTTTTGTAGGAAATGCCTTTATGCTTGCAGTGTTAAATGGCTTAAGGGAAATAAAAAGCTTTGTACTGGCGAATATTTTAGGAAGTTTATTATCATTATTAATCACTACGCTTTTGGCAACGAAGCTGGGATTGACCGGCGCTCTTATTGCATTGGCAGTTAACCAATCATTTGCTTTTATTGCTACATTTATAATATGCATCAGGAAAAAGATATTTAAAATAAGCAACTTTATTGAGGGTATAGATAAAGCTATCGCCACAAATTTGTTTAAGTTTGCTCTGATGGCCATCGTTTCAAGCATATTATCACCATTGGTGCTTATTGGCATCAGGTATGTATTAACAAACAGTATAAATATTGAAGCTGCCGGATATTGGGAATCATTAAACAGGCTAAGTGGCGCATATCTTACTTTTTTCACCACTACATTGAGTGTGTATCTATTACCTCGTTTATCATCTCTTTTGAATGCCAGTGAAATCAAACATGAAATTGTATTTTTTTACAAGATACTGATCCCCGTATTGGTTTTAATTTCGATGTTTATCTATTTCTTTCGAAGCCACATCATAACATTGTTATTTAGCGAAGATTTTATTCCTGTTACTAAAGTCATGGGATGGCAAGTCTTAGGGGATTTTTTCAAAATGTTGAGTTGGGTATTATCATATATAATGCTCAGTAAAGCGATGGTTAAATTATTTATCGTAACGGAAATTGTCTTCCAATTTATTTACTTCTCACTGACCTATATACTTGTCGGCAAACTTGGACTTGAGAGTGCGACTATTTCCTATCTTATTACTTATTTCCTGTACTTTATAACTTTATATATCTTGGTTTTCAAAAACCTTGATAAGCTTCTGCATGGAAAAGTAAATGCATAA
- the hisA gene encoding 1-(5-phosphoribosyl)-5-[(5-phosphoribosylamino)methylideneamino]imidazole-4-carboxamide isomerase: MIIPALDLIDGKVVRLHQGDYGQQRDYGSDPLPRLQDYQRQGAQVLHLVDLTGAKDPQARQIPLLQKLLAGVTIPVQVGGGIRTQQDVAALLAAGATRVVVGSTAVKQPEEVQQWFRQYGAEAIVLALDVRIDASNRKEVAISGWQEAAGVTLEQVIEQYLPFGLKHVLCTDISRDGTLSGSNVELYQEVTTRYPQIAFQSSGGIGSLDDIAALRGCGVQGVIVGRALLEDKFTVTEAISCWQNG, from the coding sequence ATGATTATCCCGGCATTAGATTTAATTGATGGCAAAGTGGTGCGTCTGCATCAGGGCGATTATGGTCAGCAGCGCGATTACGGCAGCGACCCGCTGCCCCGTCTGCAGGACTACCAGCGTCAGGGCGCACAGGTATTGCACCTGGTGGATTTAACCGGCGCAAAAGACCCGCAAGCACGCCAGATCCCACTGCTGCAAAAACTGCTGGCTGGCGTCACCATCCCGGTCCAGGTTGGCGGCGGTATTCGTACGCAACAGGATGTTGCCGCGCTGCTGGCTGCTGGCGCCACCCGCGTGGTGGTTGGCTCCACGGCGGTAAAACAGCCGGAAGAAGTACAGCAGTGGTTCCGCCAGTATGGCGCGGAAGCGATTGTGCTGGCGCTGGATGTGCGCATTGACGCCAGTAATCGTAAAGAAGTGGCAATCAGCGGCTGGCAGGAAGCGGCCGGTGTCACACTGGAGCAGGTGATTGAACAGTATCTGCCGTTCGGCCTGAAGCATGTGCTCTGCACCGATATCTCCCGTGACGGTACCTTAAGCGGCTCGAATGTTGAGCTGTATCAGGAAGTGACCACGCGCTACCCGCAGATCGCTTTCCAGTCTTCCGGCGGCATTGGCTCGCTGGATGATATCGCTGCCCTGCGCGGCTGTGGCGTGCAGGGGGTGATTGTTGGCCGCGCCCTGCTTGAAGATAAATTTACGGTTACGGAGGCAATTTCATGCTGGCAAAACGGATAA
- a CDS encoding glycosyltransferase, with protein sequence MENVEASSHKFSVLISVYKDDHADFLSEALESISFVQTLKPDEIIIVADGPLPQDTISVIQSFIEKFDRTTTFIELKENVGLAKALNIGLENCSYDLVARMDADDLSLPDRFKQQISFFNNNASVSVCGGYINEVDARSLDVVACRKVPIEHDDICYFARSRSPMSHPSVMFRKKAVIDNGGYPLFRKSQDYALWSLLITKNIKFANIPVVLVNMRAGDDLQKRRGFRHLKYELSVLNFQRKIKFISWNQYIYNFAGRVVLRLMPVFIRKILYKLAR encoded by the coding sequence ATGGAAAACGTTGAAGCTTCTTCGCATAAATTTTCTGTCCTCATTAGTGTTTATAAAGATGACCATGCGGATTTCTTATCTGAAGCATTGGAAAGTATATCTTTCGTACAGACATTGAAACCTGATGAAATTATCATCGTGGCCGATGGCCCCTTACCTCAGGATACTATTTCTGTTATACAAAGCTTTATCGAAAAATTTGACAGAACGACCACTTTTATTGAGTTAAAAGAAAATGTTGGGCTAGCGAAAGCCCTTAATATTGGTCTTGAAAATTGCAGTTATGATCTTGTTGCAAGAATGGATGCGGATGATTTATCTTTGCCTGATCGTTTTAAGCAGCAGATAAGTTTCTTCAATAATAATGCATCTGTTTCAGTATGTGGTGGCTATATTAACGAAGTCGATGCCCGCAGCCTGGATGTGGTCGCTTGCCGGAAGGTTCCCATTGAGCATGACGATATCTGTTACTTCGCGCGCAGCCGCAGCCCGATGAGTCACCCAAGCGTGATGTTTCGTAAAAAAGCGGTCATCGACAATGGCGGATACCCTCTTTTTCGTAAATCACAGGACTATGCATTATGGAGCCTGTTAATCACTAAAAATATTAAATTTGCTAATATTCCTGTCGTACTAGTCAATATGCGTGCGGGAGATGATCTCCAGAAGCGAAGAGGTTTCAGACATCTTAAATATGAGTTATCTGTGTTGAATTTCCAGCGGAAGATAAAATTTATCAGTTGGAATCAATATATATATAATTTTGCCGGGCGTGTAGTGCTGAGACTTATGCCCGTTTTTATAAGAAAAATTTTATATAAACTGGCCCGTTAA